A portion of the Fusobacterium nucleatum genome contains these proteins:
- a CDS encoding efflux RND transporter periplasmic adaptor subunit produces the protein MKIKYILLFLIIFIFTACKKDAEEEIIRPVKIQEINSIQDENFNIDFPAQISPTQKTVLAFKYAGKIKSINFESGDFVKKGQVIATMDNKDYMVNLEAFSKKYEAAKAVAQNAEVQFSRAEKLYKGGALAKKDYDNALMQKNVAISTFKEASAGLENARNTLNDTKIIAPYDGYIDKKIVEVGTVVPEGGPVISFISNEITDISINASLKDVENIRNAKNIVFKDNSSEKVYPLEIKNIAQNPDSINLTYPVIFTFSNLGKDEKFLSGQTGTVTISVKNNGNQEILIPLDALFEDNGSNVYLFKNGVAVKTAVEIGELRETDKISIIKGLKSGDKVIVAGVHKLVDGEKVKLLGGTK, from the coding sequence ATGAAAATAAAATATATATTACTTTTTTTAATAATTTTTATTTTTACAGCTTGTAAAAAAGATGCAGAAGAAGAAATTATAAGACCTGTAAAAATTCAAGAAATAAATTCAATACAGGATGAAAATTTTAACATTGATTTTCCTGCACAAATTTCTCCTACACAAAAAACTGTATTAGCTTTTAAATATGCTGGTAAAATTAAGAGTATAAATTTTGAAAGTGGAGATTTTGTAAAAAAAGGTCAAGTTATTGCCACAATGGATAATAAAGATTATATGGTGAATTTAGAAGCATTTTCTAAAAAATATGAAGCAGCTAAGGCTGTTGCTCAAAATGCAGAAGTGCAATTTTCTAGAGCTGAAAAATTATATAAAGGTGGAGCTCTTGCAAAAAAAGATTATGATAATGCTCTTATGCAAAAAAATGTTGCTATTTCAACATTTAAAGAAGCTAGTGCTGGGCTTGAAAATGCAAGAAATACTTTGAATGATACAAAAATAATAGCTCCTTATGATGGATATATTGATAAAAAAATAGTTGAAGTAGGGACTGTTGTTCCAGAAGGAGGTCCTGTCATTTCTTTTATATCAAATGAAATAACAGATATTTCTATAAACGCTTCATTAAAAGATGTTGAAAATATAAGAAACGCAAAGAATATAGTCTTTAAGGATAATTCATCAGAAAAAGTATATCCTCTTGAAATTAAAAATATTGCTCAAAATCCTGATTCTATCAATTTAACTTATCCAGTTATATTTACTTTTTCAAATCTTGGTAAAGATGAAAAATTTTTATCTGGTCAGACAGGTACTGTAACTATATCTGTTAAAAATAATGGAAATCAAGAAATTTTAATTCCATTAGATGCACTTTTTGAAGACAATGGTTCAAATGTTTATCTATTTAAAAATGGAGTAGCTGTAAAAACAGCAGTAGAAATTGGAGAATTAAGAGAAACTGATAAAATAAGTATAATTAAAGGATTAAAAAGTGGTGATAAAGTTATAGTTGCAGGAGTACATAAATTGGTAGATGGAGAAAAAGTAAAACTTTTAGGAGGAACTAAATGA
- a CDS encoding TolC family protein: protein MKLQNNLIFLSFILFLSCSKVNIENENKIMMEGLKEKEISTENLKREKEGMLSLDECIDLALKNNSQIKLKEIEAKIAKIDKNISFGNFLPRISAMYSISELDRYVSTTIPAPDVTLGILGGITLPSLPATLTSRMVDKDFKNYALTAQLPIFVPATWFLYSAREKGENISLYTEDLTKKMIKLKVISEYYYILALESEKRVLESEYEYAKNLNKNANLALEAESILKWQEEQTELLIKQKENAIKNNKRDLQIAKMNLMNDLGLDLNTDFRFVIPEDTVYKLPPLEDVVYDALINSELIKISHNVVAISKDKIKIAMSSFLPQISLGGGVIGTGLSFLNPQNILFGAVTGFLSLFNGFKNVNEYKKAKLQSEAAYIQREDVIMNTIISAVNSYNNVQKSIEDKELADMNYNIAEQKFKQKKLENEVGNITDTDLLNEMTELEKATSLKEKADYKYSVSIEALKMLIEK from the coding sequence ATGAAACTACAGAATAATTTGATTTTTCTTTCATTTATTTTATTTTTATCTTGTTCTAAAGTGAATATTGAAAATGAAAATAAAATTATGATGGAAGGTTTAAAAGAAAAAGAAATAAGCACAGAAAATTTAAAAAGAGAAAAAGAAGGAATGCTAAGTTTAGATGAATGCATAGATTTGGCCTTAAAAAATAATTCTCAAATAAAATTAAAAGAAATAGAAGCTAAAATAGCTAAAATTGACAAAAATATTTCTTTTGGTAATTTTTTACCAAGAATTTCTGCTATGTACTCAATATCTGAGCTAGATAGATATGTAAGTACAACTATTCCAGCACCTGATGTAACATTAGGAATTTTAGGAGGAATAACTCTACCATCACTTCCAGCTACATTGACAAGTAGAATGGTAGACAAAGATTTTAAAAATTATGCTTTAACTGCACAACTTCCAATTTTTGTTCCAGCCACTTGGTTTTTGTATTCAGCAAGAGAAAAAGGAGAAAATATTAGTTTATATACAGAAGATTTAACTAAAAAGATGATAAAGTTAAAAGTTATAAGTGAATATTACTATATTTTAGCCTTAGAAAGTGAAAAAAGAGTTTTGGAAAGTGAATATGAATATGCAAAAAATTTAAATAAAAATGCAAATTTAGCACTAGAAGCTGAAAGTATTTTAAAATGGCAGGAAGAACAGACAGAACTTTTAATTAAACAAAAAGAAAATGCTATTAAAAACAACAAAAGAGATTTGCAAATTGCTAAAATGAATCTAATGAATGATCTAGGTTTAGACTTAAACACAGACTTTAGATTTGTTATCCCAGAAGATACAGTTTATAAACTTCCCCCACTTGAAGATGTTGTATATGATGCACTTATCAATAGTGAACTTATAAAAATAAGTCATAATGTAGTGGCAATTAGTAAAGATAAAATAAAAATTGCAATGAGCAGTTTTTTACCACAAATTAGTTTAGGTGGAGGAGTAATTGGAACTGGTCTAAGTTTTCTTAACCCACAAAACATTCTTTTTGGAGCTGTCACAGGTTTCTTATCATTATTTAATGGTTTTAAAAATGTTAATGAATATAAAAAAGCTAAGTTGCAATCAGAGGCAGCTTATATACAAAGAGAAGATGTTATAATGAATACTATTATATCAGCAGTAAATTCATATAATAATGTTCAAAAAAGTATAGAAGATAAAGAATTGGCAGATATGAATTATAATATAGCTGAACAAAAATTTAAACAAAAAAAATTAGAAAATGAAGTTGGAAATATAACTGATACTGATTTATTAAATGAGATGACTGAACTGGAAAAAGCAACCAGTCTTAAAGAAAAGGCAGACTATAAATATAGTGTTTCAATTGAAGCATTAAAAATGTTAATTGAAAAATAG
- a CDS encoding toxin-antitoxin system YwqK family antitoxin has product MKKFLIILTFLFISIFSYSADIDFNIRVMMGLTKIKEKDNPKYKKFLNYIDENLVKKNEVKYSHKLNMDKKTVEFFSEKGEILLTENLPKEFLDIVDNSIRVAENKEEIKKTIKNIYEAPYTYVSISKYKEKLILFTEENMVNRSKIKYTTSVVLKRELTDNEKNELIYLKDNNDDHFFKKYRTYLDSETIKTYINDKLELFQEIKGLTDTIILYRKNEVSKEVLEYTDSSRLNSVAKEYKNDRLLKETFIKNKKIVLEKEYYTSGKLAREIPLKDGLINGEVKDYYENGKIRSTTNFVNGDIDGVVKEYSQAGKVVKETLYKNGKKVK; this is encoded by the coding sequence ATGAAAAAATTTCTAATAATCTTAACATTTTTATTTATTTCTATTTTTTCTTATTCAGCAGATATAGATTTTAATATAAGAGTTATGATGGGACTGACTAAAATAAAAGAAAAAGATAACCCAAAATATAAAAAATTTTTAAACTATATTGATGAAAATTTAGTTAAAAAAAATGAAGTTAAATATTCACATAAATTAAATATGGATAAGAAAACAGTAGAATTCTTTTCTGAAAAGGGAGAGATTCTACTTACAGAAAATCTTCCAAAAGAATTTTTAGATATTGTAGATAATTCCATAAGAGTTGCTGAAAACAAAGAAGAAATTAAAAAAACTATTAAAAATATCTATGAAGCTCCTTATACTTATGTGAGTATAAGTAAATATAAGGAAAAATTAATATTATTTACAGAAGAAAATATGGTAAATAGAAGCAAAATTAAGTATACTACATCTGTTGTTCTTAAAAGAGAATTAACAGATAATGAAAAAAATGAATTGATTTATTTGAAAGATAATAATGATGATCATTTTTTTAAGAAATATAGAACTTATTTAGATAGTGAAACCATAAAAACTTATATAAATGATAAATTAGAACTTTTTCAAGAAATTAAAGGCTTAACTGATACAATTATCCTATATAGGAAAAATGAAGTATCAAAAGAAGTGCTAGAATATACTGATAGTAGTCGTTTAAATTCTGTAGCTAAAGAATATAAAAATGATAGATTATTAAAAGAAACATTTATCAAAAACAAAAAGATAGTGTTAGAAAAAGAATATTATACCAGTGGAAAATTAGCAAGAGAAATACCTCTGAAAGATGGCTTAATTAATGGTGAAGTAAAAGATTACTATGAAAATGGGAAAATAAGATCAACCACTAACTTTGTAAATGGAGATATTGATGGTGTGGTAAAAGAATATAGTCAAGCAGGAAAAGTTGTTAAAGAAACTTTATATAAAAATGGAAAGAAAGTTAAGTAA
- a CDS encoding toxin-antitoxin system YwqK family antitoxin: MKRIFIIFTFIFSSLFSFAYNVNVGVRIPLGEQKVELDFNVKLLLGMIKAENNPKYKKLLDYIDENLAKKGEVKYSANISLKRASSEVFSENGELLYEEKLPKEFMNFVNYSLATADDKAKVKKFIKGSYEKPAYMIISKNNGKPKIFIERSMEPDEHKIKTTTEVTLKRELTEAEKKELLSLKNDKLITKYKSYVDSEISKAYTDNNLTMVQEFKNLTETAIIYAKNNDSIKKEVKYTDNSHSNGTMKSYKNDKLVEEIVFENSMPNLQKSYHDNGNLAFEIPMKNGAINGEVKIYYENGKIKESVSVKNGKREGVARKYSETGKVIKEVLYKDDKEIKKIR, from the coding sequence ATGAAAAGAATATTTATAATTTTTACATTTATTTTTAGTAGTTTATTTAGTTTTGCATATAATGTTAATGTGGGGGTAAGAATACCTTTAGGTGAACAAAAAGTTGAACTAGATTTTAATGTAAAATTGTTATTGGGAATGATTAAGGCTGAAAATAATCCTAAATATAAGAAATTATTAGATTATATTGACGAAAATTTAGCTAAAAAAGGGGAAGTTAAGTACTCTGCTAATATAAGTTTAAAAAGAGCCTCTTCAGAAGTTTTTTCAGAAAATGGTGAATTATTATATGAAGAAAAATTACCAAAAGAATTTATGAATTTTGTAAATTACTCTCTAGCTACTGCAGATGATAAAGCAAAAGTTAAAAAATTTATAAAAGGTTCTTATGAAAAACCTGCCTATATGATTATTAGCAAAAATAATGGAAAACCTAAAATTTTCATAGAAAGAAGTATGGAACCTGATGAACATAAAATAAAAACTACAACAGAAGTTACACTAAAAAGAGAATTAACAGAAGCTGAAAAGAAAGAACTATTAAGTTTAAAAAATGATAAATTAATAACAAAATATAAGAGTTATGTTGACAGCGAAATTTCAAAGGCTTACACAGATAATAATTTGACTATGGTTCAAGAATTTAAAAACTTAACAGAAACTGCCATTATATATGCTAAGAATAATGATAGTATAAAAAAAGAAGTAAAATATACTGATAACAGTCATTCAAATGGAACTATGAAAAGCTATAAAAATGATAAATTAGTGGAAGAAATTGTTTTTGAAAACTCTATGCCAAATCTGCAAAAAAGCTACCATGATAATGGTAATTTAGCTTTTGAAATTCCTATGAAAAATGGAGCAATTAATGGAGAAGTTAAAATTTATTATGAGAATGGAAAAATTAAAGAATCTGTTTCTGTTAAAAATGGAAAAAGAGAGGGTGTTGCTAGAAAATACAGTGAAACAGGTAAAGTAATTAAAGAAGTATTATACAAAGATGATAAGGAAATTAAAAAAATTAGATAA
- a CDS encoding epoxyqueuosine reductase QueH — MKINYDLKMEEILKEVTQSEKKKRLLIHSCCGPCSSSVLEYLKDYFKIDIYYYNPNITFDYEYYARKQEQKDMLKKLNYDMNVIEGIYNPKEDFFEKIKGLENEKEGGKRCYSCYDIRIRETAKKAKEEGYDFFSTVLSISPMKNVNYINEIGEKYSKEYDIPFLFADFKKKNRYLRSVQISKELNMYRQEYCGCVFSKVEKEQRDREKAEKEKQEGKIKND; from the coding sequence ATGAAAATAAATTATGATTTAAAAATGGAAGAAATTTTAAAGGAAGTTACTCAGAGTGAAAAGAAAAAAAGATTGCTTATTCACTCTTGTTGTGGTCCTTGTAGTTCATCTGTTTTAGAATATTTAAAAGATTATTTTAAAATAGACATTTACTACTATAATCCTAATATAACCTTTGATTATGAATATTATGCTAGAAAACAAGAACAAAAAGATATGTTAAAAAAATTAAATTATGATATGAATGTTATTGAAGGAATTTATAATCCAAAGGAAGATTTTTTTGAAAAAATAAAAGGGCTTGAAAATGAGAAAGAAGGAGGAAAGAGATGTTACTCTTGTTATGATATAAGAATAAGAGAAACAGCTAAAAAAGCAAAGGAAGAAGGTTATGATTTTTTTAGCACTGTTTTGAGTATAAGCCCAATGAAAAATGTAAACTATATAAATGAGATAGGAGAAAAATATTCTAAAGAATATGATATTCCATTTTTATTTGCAGATTTTAAAAAGAAAAATAGATATTTAAGGTCAGTACAAATTTCAAAAGAATTAAATATGTATAGACAGGAATATTGTGGCTGTGTATTTTCAAAAGTGGAAAAAGAGCAAAGGGATAGAGAAAAAGCTGAAAAAGAAAAACAGGAGGGGAAAATAAAAAATGACTAG